The Rhopalosiphum maidis isolate BTI-1 chromosome 2, ASM367621v3, whole genome shotgun sequence genome segment cgcaaTCACTTGTTCACTTATCAGTTATCCGTCGTTTTGTACTTTCGCGGTCGAGGAGGACGTGGTGTCGTGATCGTCCGTAATAAACACCGACATCTGGTACGTACgacattaatattgtattattattattattattattattttcgttattcGGATTGTACGAATGaccttattatttatcattatattgtcataatattcattatttaatattataacatcccGGCGGCCGGCGATCGCCAGTCGCTACTCATTATCGTTTCGCGGTTACGAATACGACGATGTTCTGTTATCGGGCTAGACGTCCTTGTTGTTTTCCTACACGACTGAATTTCCGCGCTCTCCCGCCACCGGGCCCCACCTCAGTGCGCCTGTCTtgacgcgcgcgcgcgctcgcCCCCCAGATCACCGCCGCTATTGTCGCGGTATACAGATTTTCGAATATTTTGCCcacacgtaaaataataataatagtaataacaacgaaaaatattataaacaaatagcgATTAGCGAGCCGTTCAGTGAACATACACATAACGCCCTgacgttaaattaatatttgtccaATTCGTGTGCAGGACCCCTCCGCGCTAGGCATGCCCGTCAAAGTGGATATAACGCCCAGACCTCCGGCAAACTCAAAACAACTAGGGGTCACCGGGTCTATATTGTACAGCGGATCGAAATTTCAAGGGTTTCAGAGGTCCAAAGGAAACAGCTACGAGGTGGAAGTTGTACTGCAGGTATGTAGGCTCTACGTTCATGGTCAATGTTTTGAACGTttgatatacttattaatattattattacataaaaaagcgCCATCCCTTTTGTGCAAATGTTATCAATGTTAACGCTCTTTGctcgaaatttaattttatagtatgttGACGAGCAAAACGGTTATCTGTGCggttatctaaaaattaaaggtCTTACTGAAGAGTTTCCCAATTTGACCACTTATTTTGATGGAGAAATCATTAACAAAAAGTGTCCATTTTTGACGAGAAAATGGGATGCAGACGAAGAAGTTGACAAGAAACATTGGGTTTGTAGTGTTTGTACGATTCATTACCTattgtattgttgtatttatatgattcTTTTAATTTGTAGAACAAATTTGCTGCGTTTTGTCAGTACGCTAAGACTTTCAATTCTGATGCATTCGACTATGATGAACTAAAAAATGCTGATCATGTATTTATGCGTTGGAAGGAGCATTTTCTAGTACCCGATCACACAATACGTGATATTAGTGGTGCGTCATTTGCTGgtttctattatatatgttttcagAAATCAACTTCTTCAATTGAAGGATATTACTATCATCGGAGTTCTGAatggtaaaaacaatttttgcttattatgttaatttttattataataagccaatatttaaattttaggtatCAAACGTTATGTTTGACACATGTCCCAGAACATAGTACTCAGATCTACGAATTTAGGTGATTTGAAGAATACCTACTCataatacaatgaaaataGTACAGGAGTACATGAAATTACCTCAAAGCTTTTAGTGTTGTCTAAAGCTTactgtgatttttttaagcatttttcctttttaataggtaactaatttattttctacctatgtattttaaattaatggatATAACCTACTAAATTATGTTGTCTTtgtacattacatattttacaataaacattttacttgAATGTTTTTAGTCTTGACATTTATCAGtatgttaaaagttataaccttatttacatgaaataaatcatacaataaattgtaactgtttatgatatataaccATGTCAAAACTGATAGATGtattaaaacaatgataaatgtgtgcattgatatttttaatttaatctatag includes the following:
- the LOC113554209 gene encoding glucose-induced degradation protein 4 homolog, translating into MPVKVDITPRPPANSKQLGVTGSILYSGSKFQGFQRSKGNSYEVEVVLQYVDEQNGYLCGYLKIKGLTEEFPNLTTYFDGEIINKKCPFLTRKWDADEEVDKKHWNKFAAFCQYAKTFNSDAFDYDELKNADHVFMRWKEHFLVPDHTIRDISGASFAGFYYICFQKSTSSIEGYYYHRSSEWYQTLCLTHVPEHSTQIYEFR